Genomic DNA from Klebsiella variicola:
GCGCTGGATGACGCAGCAGAGCCCACGCCTGCAGCAGCTCAGCCAGCAGCCCACGCCGACGGCAAAAGAGGCGCTCACCGCCCTGGTGATGCGCGAGGCGGCGAGCCACGGGCTGGTCGTCGCCCGCCTGCAGCCGCAGGGAAAACGTCTGCAGGTCACCCTCCAGCCCTGCACCTTCCAGGCACTGATGGCGTGGCTCGACGCCCCGGCGATGCGTGGCGTCAACGCGGTCTCCCTGTCCGTGACCGGGCAGCCGTCGCGGCCCGGCTGGGTTATGGTCAACCATCTGCTGCTGGAGCGCGACGATGAAAGCTAAAGGGATCGCGGTGGCGCTGCTGCTGGCGCTCTATCTGCTGTGGCTGGCTGCTACCGCCCCGGCGCGCCTGCTGGTCCCGATGCTGCCGCCCGGCGTACAGGTGGGCAGCCTCAGCGGCAGCGTCTGGCGCGGCGCGGCGCAACCGGTCTACTGGCATGGCGAACGGCTTGAACGACTGGCGTGGTCGCTGACCCTGGCTGGCTGGCAGGTCTCTCTCAGCGATCCCCGCGGTGTGGAGGGTCAGGCCCGGCTGTGGGGCCTGCGCGATCTGCGCCTGCATGAGGGGCGGCTCACCGCCCCCGCCAGCCTGCTCAGCCGCTGGCTGATGTCGACCATGCCCGTCAGCGCCGAGGGAGAGGTCACTTTCAGCCTGGCCGAAGCGCACTTCAGCGAGGGGCGCTGCCGACAAATCACCGCCGGAGGCGCGCAGTGGCGTCAGGCCCGACTGCACTCCCCGGTCGGCAGCCTGGAGCTGACCCAGGTTAATGGCACCTTCCGCTGTACGGCGGACGGCGCCGTGGCGCTGACCCTCCGCCAGGATTCTCATCAGCTGAGCCTCAGCGGCCAGG
This window encodes:
- a CDS encoding type II secretion system protein M; this encodes MANLLIWWRQRTPSEQRLLLGLAGLLVVCALWYGLWQPWRAREAQWRQTLMKEQASLRWMTQQSPRLQQLSQQPTPTAKEALTALVMREAASHGLVVARLQPQGKRLQVTLQPCTFQALMAWLDAPAMRGVNAVSLSVTGQPSRPGWVMVNHLLLERDDES
- a CDS encoding type II secretion system protein N, encoding MKAKGIAVALLLALYLLWLAATAPARLLVPMLPPGVQVGSLSGSVWRGAAQPVYWHGERLERLAWSLTLAGWQVSLSDPRGVEGQARLWGLRDLRLHEGRLTAPASLLSRWLMSTMPVSAEGEVTFSLAEAHFSEGRCRQITAGGAQWRQARLHSPVGSLELTQVNGTFRCTADGAVALTLRQDSHQLSLSGQGTLSPDGRYLFRGTLQPRQGMPPLLALLVTRPASKNEPGRTPWQIQGKWLPQEQK